From one [Ruminococcus] lactaris ATCC 29176 genomic stretch:
- a CDS encoding contact-dependent growth inhibition system immunity protein, translating to MQDKRKIKEIYNCISISSNEELYPLQKWYNQLIEKTIAEITVEDVLRMIRQKEFTNLAVSKAINFLKEDVFVGELYEGELLEKVSEMDSSFLISYADDLKNIIKNALVKSETRDWIYAGEEEEFKDMIDTLSKKIM from the coding sequence ATGCAAGACAAGAGAAAAATAAAAGAAATATATAATTGTATATCTATTTCCTCTAATGAGGAATTGTATCCATTGCAGAAATGGTATAATCAATTAATAGAAAAAACAATTGCAGAAATTACTGTGGAAGATGTTTTAAGAATGATACGTCAAAAAGAATTTACAAATCTTGCTGTATCAAAGGCAATAAATTTTTTGAAAGAGGATGTATTTGTTGGCGAATTATATGAAGGTGAGCTCCTTGAAAAAGTATCAGAAATGGATAGTTCATTTTTAATATCTTATGCAGATGACTTAAAAAATATTATTAAGAATGCATTAGTAAAAAGTGAAACACGTGACTGGATATATGCCGGAGAAGAGGAAGAATTTAAAGATATGATAGATACTTTATCCAAAAAAATAATGTGA